The Neurospora crassa OR74A linkage group IV, whole genome shotgun sequence genome has a segment encoding these proteins:
- a CDS encoding protein transporter sec72: MSSLKFVTSSLDVIAANAGKNKELAELAQKAQEAIKTNDQQLPDPEVIFAPLRLATKSGTIPLTTTALDCIGKLISSTYFSVPSGRSAAASEDGQPQQQQYLPLIERAIDTICDCFQGEATLVEIQLQIVKSLLAAVLNDKIVVHGAGLLKAVRQVYNIFLLSRSTANQQVAQGTLTQMVGTVFERVSARLHMREARANLSKLKRSQSSFNVNGSSDGQNSTQEEANGDDDENVPEDASESQLQDGDGNGDGPKLTLKDLEHRKSFDDSNLGDGPTMVTQLKPNRKPARSVSEQSVPESAQEDSPESLDAEDEVYIRDAYLVFRSFCNLSTKILPPDQLYDLRGQPMRSKLISLHLIHTLLNNNISVFTSPYCTITNTKNNEPTSFLQATKYYLCLSITRNGASSVDRVFNICCEIFWLMLKYMRAPFKKEIEVFLNEIYLALLARRTAPLSQKLAFVSILKRLCEDPRALVEFYLNYDCDRNVDNIFQRIVEDLSKFATSSTTVTALQEQQYEENHAKYGSASEWQMRNVLPPPLTVALIAQNTDTDGDIPKDYVLKRQALDSLVESLRSLLNWSHPGRPEVITTGTGISERRPSSDEIRESMDPSIMGESLSRLDTPTMPSTPLLDDDPDQLEKEKQRKTALGNAIRVFNYKPKNGIKLLLKEGFIPEDTPDAIAKFLISEERLDKAQIGEYLGEGDQKNIDIMHAFVDTMDFTKKRFVDALRQFLQAFRLPGEAQKIDRFMLKFANRYMLGNPKAFANADTPYVLAYSVIMLNTDLHSSKIVRRMTKEDFIKNNRGINDNANLPDEYLISIYDDIANNEIVLKSEREAAAAAGTLPAQSTGLAAGLGQAFSNVGRDLQREAYAQQSEEIAIRSEQLFKDLYRSQRKNAQKMGGIKFIPATSFKHVSPMFDVTWMSFFSALSSQMQKTHNLDVNKLCLEGMKLATKIACFFDLSTPREAFISALKNTANLNNPQEIQAKNVEALKVILELGQTEGNLLKESWKDVLLCISQLDRLQLISGGVDESAVPDVSKARFVPPPRSDSTDSRKSMAAKRHRPRSNTGPQGVSMEIALESRSDEVIKSVDRIFTNTAHLSGEAIVHFARALTEVSWDEIKVSGSNDSPRTYSLQKIVEISYYNMTRVRFEWTNIWDVLGEHFNRVGCHVNAAIVFFALDSLRQLSTRFMEIEELAGFKFQKDFLKPFEHVMSNSNNITVKDMILRCLIQMIQAKGDKIRSGWRTMFGVFTVAAKDQYESIVNLAYEHVLHVYKTRFGVVITQGAFTDLIVCLTEFSKNMKFQKKSLQAMETLKSIIPKMLKTPECPLSHKQNSEVNSAEMALNAATKPTGQETGTTVEEGFWFPVLFAFHDVLMTGEDLEVRSNALNYFFDALLKYGATFPLGFWDILWRQQLYPIFMVLRSKPEMSNALSHEELSVWLSTTMIQALRNMITLFTHYFNPLEYMLDRFLELLALCILQENDTIARIGSNCLQTLILQNVEKFTHEHWQKIVDTFCELFDKTTAHQLFKAATISTPLSASNGLDYASQLSPSADGADADTRSLKINGDNDAGSETSSIHQTPHTNGGINPEEDSHSSVHNRLTASTALSSHPPNTPGGQGLEEFKPSTTLQQQPPVVTAARRRFFNRIISRCVLQLLMIETVQELFSNDSVYSHIPSPLLLKLMSLLKRSYLFAKRFNADKDLRMRLWREGFMKQPPNLLKQESGSAAVYVSILFRMFADTSPERLASKADVERALVPLCLDIVRVYVSLEEESQNRNIQAWRPVVVEVLNGFAGGVSNPEKGEMKEGRGFGEEDFKKHLHEVYPVVIELLGKELGQGERELRQALLGVLRRVGEVGLGIEGLVGSSNSNSNSTGRLSSNHRRQDTLVMSGNGRMAYGHDRTESVVSTMTVGTIGGGGGGGGYREREREREGEREGEGEGEDMAR, translated from the exons aTGAGTTCCCTCAAGTTCGTGACGTCCTCTCTAGACGTCATTGCCGCCAATGCCGGCAAGAATAAGGAGCTGGCCGAATTGGCGCAAAAGGCCCAGGAAGCCATCAAGACAAACGACCAGCAGCTCCCCGACCCCGAGGTCATCTTCGCCCCCCTCCGACTAGCCACCAAGTCCGGCACCATCCCCTTGACTACAACCGCCCTCGACTGCATCGGCAAGctcatctcctccacctACTTCTCCGTCCCTTCCGGCCGGTCCGCGGCGGCGAGCGAGGATGGCCAaccacaacagcagcaatACCTGCCCCTAATCGAACGCGCCATCGACACCATCTGCGACTGCTTCCAGGGCGAGGCCACCCTGGTCGAGATCCAGCTACAGATTGTCAAGTCCCTCTTGGCCGCCGTCCTCAATGACAAGATTGTCGTCCACGGCGCCGGCCTGCTCAAGGCTGTGCGCCAGGTTTAcaacatcttcctcctttccaGGAGTACGGCCAACCAGCAGGTCGCCCAGGGGACCCTCACACAAATGGTCGGAACCGTGTTCGAGAGAGTCAGCGCCAGGCTGCACATGAGGGAGGCCCGCGCCAATCTGAGCAAGCTGAAGCGGAGCCAGAGCAGTTTCAACGTCAACGGCTCATCCGACGGTCAAAATTCCACACAAGAGGAGGCCAACGGAGACGATGACGAGAACGTCCCCGAAGATGCGTCCGAATCGCAATTACAAGATGGGGATGGCAACGGCGACGGCCCCAAGCTCACCCTCAAGGACCTCGAGCACCGCAAGAGCTTCGACGACTCCAATCTCGGAGATGGCCCTACCATGGTCACCCAGCTAAAACCCAACAGGAAGCCTGCGAGGTCCGTGTCGGAACAGAGCGTGCCCGAGAGCGCCCAGGAGGACAGCCCCGAGTCGTTGGACGCCGAGGACGAAGTGTACATCCGCGACGCCTACCTCGTCTTCCGCTCCTTCTGCAACCTCTCGACCAAGATCCTGCCGCCCGACCAGCTCTACGACCTCCGCGGCCAGCCCATGCGGTCCAAGCTCATCTCCCTCCACCTCATCCACACccttctcaacaacaacatttcTGTTTTCACTTCGCCCTACTGTACCATCACCAATACCAAGAACAACGAGCCCACCAGCTTTTTGCAGGCCACAAAGTACTATCTGTGTTTGAGTATCACACGGAACGGGGCTAGCTCGGTCGatagagtatttaatatttgcTGTGAGATCTTTTGGCTAATGCTCAAGTACATGAGGGCTCCATTCAAG AAAGAAATCGAGGTCTTCTTGAACGAAATCTACCTAGCCCTTTTGGCGCGGAGGACCGCCCCCTTGTCCCAGAAGCTCGCCTTTGTCAGTATCCTCAAGAGGCTATGTGAGGATCCCCGGGCATTGGTCGAGTTCTACCTTAATTACGATTGCGACCGAAATGTCGACAATATTTTCCAGCGCATCGTCGAGGACTTGTCCAAGTTTGCGACGTCGTCTACGACCGTCACGGCACTACAAGAACAGCAGTACGAGGAAAACCATGCCAAGTATGGGTCAGCCAGCGAGTGGCAGATGCGCAACGTtttgccaccaccacttacCGTTGCCCTGATAGCCCAAAATACCGACACCGATGGCGATATCCCCAAGGACTATGTTCTAAAGAGGCAAGCTCTGGATTCCCTTGTTGAGTCGCTTAGGTCGCTTCTCAACTGGTCCCATCCAGGGCGCCCAGAGGTCATCACCACGGGAACGGGCATTTCCGAAAGACGGCCGTCAAGCGATGAGATCCGGGAATCCATGGACCCTTCGATCATGGGCGAGTCCCTATCCCGTTTAGACACCCCGACCATGCCATCGACACCGCTGCTTGACGATGACCCCGACCAgctggaaaaggaaaagcagAGGAAGACGGCTCTCGGAAACGCTATCCGCGTGTTCAACTACAAGCCCAAGAACGGCATCAAATTGTTGTTGAAGGAAGGCTTTATCCCCGAAGACACGCCCGACGCCATTGCCAAGTTCTTGATCAGCGAGGAGAGGCTGGACAAGGCCCAGATCGGCGAATACCTCGGTGAGGGTGATCAGAAGAACATTGACATCATGCACGCTTTCGTCGACACCATGGACTTCACCAAGAAGCGCTTCGTGGATGCCTTGCGCCAGTTTCTTCAGGCTTTCCGCTTGCCCGGTGAGGCCCAAAAGATTGATCGTTTCATGCTCAAGTTCGCCAACCGATACATGCTGGGAAACCCCAAGGCCTTTGCCAATGCTGATACCCCTTATGTGCTGGCGTACTCCGTCATCATGCTGAACACGGATCTCCACAGCAGCAAGATTGTCAGGCGCATGACCAAGGAGGACTTTATCAAGAACAACCGCGGTATCAACGATAACGCCAACCTTCCGGACGAGTACCTCATCAGCATCTACGACGATATTGCCAACAACGAGATTGTCCTCAAGAGTGAGCGGGAAgcggcggctgcggcggGAACGCTTCCAGCACAGTCAACCGGTCTGGCTGCTGGACTTGGCCAGGCCTTTTCCAACGTCGGTCGTGACCTGCAGAGGGAGGCATATGCTCAACAGTCTGAAGAAATCGCCATTCGGTCGGAGCAGCTCTTCAAGGACTTGTACCGTAGTCAACGGAAGAATGCGCAAAAGATGGGCGGCATCAAGTTCATCCCCGCTACCTCGTTCAAGCATGTATCGCCCATGTTTGATGTGACGTGgatgtccttcttctcggccctGTCCAGCCAGATGCAAAAGACACATAACCTGGATGTGAACAAGCTGTGTCTGGAGGGTATGAAGCTTGCGACCAAGATTGCTTGCTTCTTTGATCTCAGCACTCCTAGAGAAGCCTTTATCTCGGCGCTCAAGAACACGGCCAATCTCAACAACCCCCAGGAGATTCAAGCTAAGAACGTCGAGGCCCTCAAGGTGATTCTTGAGCTTGGACAGACAGAAGGCAACCTCCTCAAGGAGTCGTGGAAGGATGTTCTCCTTTGTATCAGCCAGCTTGATCGTCTCCAGCTCATCTCGGGTGGTGTCGACGAGAGTGCCGTCCCCGACGTCTCCAAGGCCCGTTTCGTTCCTCCACCAAGAAGCGACTCGACGGACTCCCGCAAGTCTATGGCTGCCAAGCGACATCGCCCACGATCAAACACGGGCCCTCAGGGCGTCTCAATGGAAATTGCCCTCGAAAGCCGTTCGGACGAAGTCATTAAGAGCGTCGACCGCATCTTCACCAACACCGCCCACCTCAGCGGCGAGGCCATTGTTCACTTTGCCCGTGCCTTGACCGAAGTCAGCTGGGATGAGATCAAGGTGTCCGGGTCGAACGACTCGCCGCGCACTTACAGTCTGCAGAAGATTGTCGAGATTTCGTACTACAACATGACGCGTGTGAGGTTCGAGTGGACCAACATCTGGGATGTGTTGGGTGAGCACTTCAACCGGGTCGGGTGCCACGTCAATGCCGCTATCGTGTTCTTTGCTCTGGACTCGCTGCGTCAGCTGTCTACGCGCTTTATGGAGATTGAGGAGTTGGCGGGTTTCAAGTTCCAGAAGGACTTTCTCAAGCCGTTTGAGCATGTCATGTCCAACTCGAACAACATTACTGTCAAGGATATGATTTTGAGATGTCTGATTCAGATGATCCAGGCCAAGGGAGACAAGATCCGTTCCGGCTGGAGGACCATGTTTGGCGTCTTTACCGTGGCCGCCAAGGACCAGTACGAGAGCATCGTCAACCTGGCTTATGAGCACGTTCTGCATGTGTACAAGACGCGCTTCGGCGTGGTCATCACCCAGGGCGCGTTTACCGATTTGATCGTCTGCTTGACCGAGTTTTCCAAGAACATGAAGTTCCAGAAGAAGAGTCTGCAGGCGATGGAGACGCTCAAGAGCATCATTCCCAAGATGCTCAAGACACCCGAGTGTCCGCTGTCGCATAAGCAGAACTCGGAAGTAAACTCTGCCGAGATGGCTCTCAACGCTGCCACCAAGCCGACTGGTCAAGAAACGGGCACaacggtggaggagggtttCTGGTTCCCTGTTCTGTTCGCCTTCCATGACGTTCTCATGACCGGCGAGGATTTGGAAGTACGGTCGAACGCCCTCAACTACTTCTTTGATGCCCTGCTCAAGTATGGAGCCACATTCCCGCTTGGGTTCTGGGATATCTTGTGGAGGCAGCAGTTGTATCCCATCTTCATGGTGCTACGGTCGAAGCCCGAAATGTCCAATGCTCTTAGCCACGAGGAGTTGTCGGTTTGGTTGTCCACTACCATGATCCAAGCCCTGCGCAACATGATCACTCTGTTCACGCACTACTTCAACCCATTGGAGTACATGCTCGACCGGTTCCTCGAACTGCTGGCGCTCTGCATCCTTCAAGAAAACGACACCATTGCTCGCATCGGCAGCAACTGCCTGCAGACCTTGATCCTGCAAAATGTCGAAAAGTTCACCCACGAACACTGGCAAAAGATCGTCGACACCTTCTGCGAGTTATTCGACAAGACCACCGCGCACCAGCTCTTCAAAGCGGCCACCATTTCCACCCCCTTGTCAGCGTCCAACGGCCTCGACTACGCCAGCCAACTCAGTCCCTCCGCCGACGGTGCCGACGCCGACACCCGCTCCCTCAAGATCAACGGCGACAACGACGCCGGCTCCGAAACTTCCTCCATCCACCAAACGCCCCACACCAACGGCGGTATCAACCCCGAAGAGGACTCCCATTCCTCAGTTCACAACCGTCTCACGGCTTCCACCGCGCTTTCCTCGCACCCACCCAACACCCCCGGCGGCCAGGGTCTCGAGGAATTCAAGCCATCCACCacccttcaacaacaaccgcccgTCGTGaccgccgcccgccgccgcttcttCAACCGCATCATCAGCCGCTGCGTCCTGCAACTGCTCATGATCGAGACCGTCCAAGAGCTCTTCTCCAACGACTCGGTCTACAGCCACATCCCCTCCCCGCTGCTCTTGAAACTCATGTCCCTTTTGAAGCGCTCCTACCTGTTCGCCAAGCGCTTCAACGCCGACAAAGACTTGCGCATGCGTCTCTGGCGCGAGGGATTCATGAAACAGCCGCCGAACCTGCTCAAACAGGAATCAGGCAGCGCCGCTGTCTATGTTTCGATCCTATTCAGGATGTTCGCCGACACCTCTCCCGAGCGTCTCGCGTCCAAGGCCGATGTCGAACGGGCTTTGGTCCCTTTATGTCTGGACATTGTCCGCGTGTATGTCTcgctggaagaagaaagtcAGAATAGGAATATCCAGGCGTGGAGgcccgtggtggtggaggtgttgaATGGGTTTGCCGGGGGCGTTAGTAACCCCGAAAAGGGCGAGATGAAGGAAGGCAGAGGGTTCGGAGAAGAAGACTTCAAGAAACATTTGCATGAGGTGTACCCTGTGGTGATTGAGTTGCTGGGGAAGGAGTTGGGGCAAGGCGAGAGGGAACTGAGGCAGGCGTTGCTGGGGGTGTTGAGACGGGTGGGAGAGGTGGGGTTGGGGATTgaggggttggttggtaGCTCCAACTCTAACTCTAACTCTACGGGGAGGTTGTCGTCGAATCACAGGCGACAGGATACGTTGGTGATGAGTGGTAATGGGAGGATGGCCTATGGGCATGATAGGACGGAGAGTGTGGTTAGTACTATGACTGTGGGGAcgattggtggtggtggtggtggtggtggttatcgggagagggaaagggagagggagggagaaagagaaggggagggagaaggggaggatatggcgaggtag
- a CDS encoding pre-mRNA polyadenylation factor fip-1, with protein MDIDEDEDFYAPDEPQAAPPTTAATTTTPATTTTTAAPTTTTTTTSTTTASAPPTTTSSSTKPEDELEEGEEEDEGGGAMDEDDDSDIDIITERKDGSAPPPPVQSRYSEIRNIPQRAAANDNGVKTAPVKKSDGTNSNSNSSSNKFGGGGGIGNEQKTRQGSGAAGGSGAELPPVRTSKIEVDGIPVYKPVGKPITGVVIDEDLPENDKPWRKPGTDLSDYFNYGFDEFTWALYAQKQEALRGEYNAEAIAANNKKMMEEMTNMMMMGGMMPPGMGGPGGPGVGPAGPGAMGPGGPAGAGGMGGPGGGLDGMPPEMQAMMQQMMGAAAAQGMDPSQMGQMGMAGGPGDMGGMGGMFGGPGGGPGGPGTGGMGPGGPGGQGGQGQQFGGGFGGNQGQGGYGGYDQMGGAGGGGRGGRGRGRRW; from the exons ATGGACatcgacgaagacgaggattTCTACGCTCCCGACGAGCCCCAGGCCGCTCCGCCCACCACAGCCGCGACCACCACAAcccccgccaccaccacaaccacagcagctcccaccaccaccactaccaccacatCAACTACCACAGCATCAGCgccgcccaccaccacaagcTCATCAACAAAACCTGAAGACGAGCTTGAGGaaggcgaagaggaagatgaaggcggcggcgccatggacgaagacgacgactcGGACATTGACATCATCACGGAGCGCAAAGACGGGTccgcccctcctccgcccgtCCAGAGTCGCTACAGCGAGATCCGCAACATTCCGCAGCGGGCAGCGGCCAACGATAACGGAGTTAAGACCGCGCCTGTGAAGAAGTCGGATGGTACCAACAGCAatagcaacagcagcagtaacaagttcggtggtggcggtggtatTGGAAACGAACAAAAGACGAGACAGGGAAGTGGTGCGGCAGGTGGTAGTGGCGCAGAGCTCCCTCCTGTAAGGACGTCCAAGATCGAAGTGGATGGGATTCCGGTTTACAAACCTGTTGGCAAGCCGATTACGGGTGTGGTTATTGATGAGG ACCTCCCTGAAAACGACAAACCGTGGCGCAAACCCGGCACCGACCTCTCCGACTACTTCAACTACGGCTTCGACGAGTTCACCTGGGCCCTGTACGCCCAGAAACAAGAAGCCCTTCGCGGCGAGTACAACGCCGAAGCCATcgccgccaacaacaagaagatgatggaggaaatGACcaacatgatgatgatgggcggCATGATGCCTCCCGGCATGGGCGGTCCCGGTGGCCCCGGCGTTGGTCCGGCCGGCCCGGGTGCCATGGGTCCTGGTGGtcctgctggtgctggtggcaTGGGCGGACCGGGCGGTGGTCTGGATGGCATGCCGCCCGAGATGCAGGCTATGATGCAGCAGATGATGGGCGCCGCGGCGGCGCAGGGTATGGATCCGAGCCAGATGGGCCAGATGGGCATGGCGGGCGGTCCGGGCGATATGGGTGGTATGGGAGGCATGTTTGGTGGTCCTGGTGGTGGTCCGGGTGGTCCAGGAACTGGAGGTATGGGTCCTGGCGGTCCTGGTGGACAAGGTGGTCAGGGACAGCAGTTTGGAGGTGGGTTTGGTGGAAACCAGGGACAGGGTGGTTATGGTGGCTATGACCAGATGGGTGGtgcgggtggtggaggaaggggtggtaggggaaggggaagaaggtggtAG